Proteins found in one Kangiella sediminilitoris genomic segment:
- a CDS encoding F0F1 ATP synthase subunit delta, with translation MAELSTIARPYAKAAFEYALGSQTVSEWASMLDFVAQAVSNDEVASLITDPSLSSEQKGEVILKIGEGHLVDKVQNFIKLLARNNRLEALPAIRQRFDVLKANYEKTVDVEVTSAMALSDEQLQRLTDKLTTKLGRKVNIETQVDSSMIGGLVIRAGDMVIDGSIRGKLNKLSETLRA, from the coding sequence ATGGCAGAGCTATCTACTATTGCAAGACCATACGCAAAAGCAGCATTCGAATATGCTCTTGGTTCTCAGACTGTATCTGAGTGGGCAAGCATGTTAGATTTTGTCGCTCAAGCCGTTAGCAATGACGAAGTGGCGTCACTGATTACAGACCCTTCCCTTTCTTCAGAACAGAAAGGCGAAGTGATTCTTAAAATCGGCGAAGGCCACTTGGTTGATAAAGTCCAAAACTTTATTAAATTGCTTGCAAGAAATAATCGCTTAGAAGCATTGCCAGCGATTCGCCAACGTTTCGACGTTTTAAAAGCGAATTATGAGAAAACAGTTGATGTTGAAGTAACATCAGCAATGGCCTTAAGTGATGAGCAATTGCAACGACTAACAGACAAGTTGACGACAAAACTTGGTCGTAAGGTTAACATTGAAACACAAGTGGATTCTTCAATGATTGGTGGCCTGGTTATCAGAGCAGGTGACATGGTTATTGACGGATCAATACGCGGTAAGCTCAACAAGCTTTCCGAAACGCTAAGAGCTTAG
- the atpB gene encoding F0F1 ATP synthase subunit A, whose protein sequence is MASSENQTSVEYIKHHLQNWQVCKTDEGWAWNQCTEAGFWTFNVDSLIFSFLLGALFCFSFWKVARNAQIEKPGRWQSFVEMVVEFVDKSVKDTFHGRNPLIAPLALTIFVWIFLMNLMDLVPVDLLPWLADKFNVLAFDAEPGHTYLKVVPSTDANITFSLSLGVFLLIIFYSIKVKGIGGFVGELTLHPFSSKNKFVQVLLIPVNFLMESIGLLAKPVSLALRLFGNLYAGELIFILIAVLMSAGIGGIVGGGIAYMVWAIFHILVITLQAFIFMMLTIVYLSMAHEDH, encoded by the coding sequence ATGGCATCTTCAGAGAATCAAACCAGCGTTGAGTATATCAAGCACCACTTACAAAACTGGCAAGTGTGTAAAACTGATGAAGGTTGGGCATGGAATCAGTGTACAGAGGCTGGTTTTTGGACATTTAATGTCGACAGTCTTATTTTCTCTTTCCTTTTAGGTGCATTATTTTGTTTCAGTTTCTGGAAAGTAGCCAGAAACGCACAGATTGAAAAACCAGGAAGATGGCAGTCATTTGTTGAAATGGTCGTCGAGTTCGTCGATAAGTCCGTTAAGGATACTTTCCACGGTAGAAACCCGTTGATCGCACCGTTGGCGTTAACAATTTTCGTCTGGATCTTCTTGATGAACCTGATGGATCTTGTGCCAGTTGATCTGTTGCCATGGTTAGCCGACAAATTTAACGTGCTTGCGTTTGATGCTGAGCCAGGTCACACCTACTTGAAGGTTGTACCGAGTACGGACGCAAATATCACATTCAGCTTATCGCTTGGGGTGTTCTTATTAATTATCTTCTACAGCATCAAAGTCAAAGGGATTGGCGGCTTTGTTGGAGAGTTAACGCTTCACCCATTTTCAAGTAAGAATAAGTTTGTCCAGGTTTTATTGATTCCGGTCAATTTCTTGATGGAATCCATAGGTTTACTTGCAAAACCAGTTTCGTTAGCACTGCGTCTATTCGGTAACTTGTATGCAGGTGAGCTGATATTTATTTTGATTGCGGTCTTAATGAGTGCTGGTATCGGCGGTATCGTCGGCGGTGGTATCGCTTACATGGTGTGGGCAATTTTCCACATTCTTGTAATTACGCTACAGGCTTTCATCTTTATGATGCTGACTATCGTATACCTCAGCATGGCCCATGAAGATCACTAA
- the atpD gene encoding F0F1 ATP synthase subunit beta, producing the protein MSTGNIVEIIGAVIDVEFPRDSVPKVYDALTVTDTGLTLEVQQQLGDGVVRCIAMGASDGLRRGLETTNTGAPIQVPVGTETLGRIMDVLGDPIDEKGPIGEKERMSIHRKAPTLEELAPANELLETGIKVIDLVCPFAKGGKVGLFGGAGVGKTVNMMELIRNIAIEHSGFSVFAGVGERTREGNDFYHEMTDSNVIDKVSLVYGQMNEPPGNRLRVALTGLTMAEKFRDEGRDVLLFVDNIYRYTLAGTEVSALLGRMPSAVGYQPTLAEEMGVLQERITSTKTGSITSIQAVYVPADDLTDPSPATTFAHLDATVVLSRQIAELGIYPAVDPLDSTSRQLDPLIIGNEHYDVARGVQGVLQRYKELKDIIAILGMDELSEEDKQTVSRARKIQRFLSQPFFVAEVFTGAPGKYVSLKDTISGFKGILNGEYDHLPEQAFYMVGSIEEAVEKAKNL; encoded by the coding sequence ATGAGCACAGGTAACATTGTAGAAATTATCGGCGCGGTTATCGACGTTGAGTTCCCGCGTGATAGTGTTCCTAAGGTTTATGATGCACTAACAGTAACTGATACAGGCCTAACGCTTGAAGTTCAGCAGCAGTTGGGTGACGGTGTTGTGCGTTGTATCGCGATGGGAGCATCAGATGGTTTACGTCGTGGATTAGAAACAACGAATACTGGCGCGCCAATCCAGGTTCCTGTGGGTACAGAAACCCTAGGCCGTATCATGGACGTGCTTGGTGACCCAATCGATGAGAAAGGTCCTATCGGTGAGAAAGAACGTATGTCTATTCACCGTAAAGCACCAACTCTTGAAGAGTTAGCACCAGCTAACGAACTTCTTGAGACAGGTATTAAGGTTATCGACTTGGTTTGCCCATTCGCTAAAGGTGGTAAAGTTGGTCTGTTCGGTGGTGCTGGTGTAGGTAAAACCGTAAACATGATGGAGCTTATCCGTAACATTGCGATTGAGCACTCAGGTTTCTCAGTATTCGCTGGTGTAGGTGAGCGTACTCGTGAGGGTAACGACTTCTACCACGAAATGACTGACTCAAACGTAATCGATAAAGTATCTCTAGTATATGGTCAGATGAACGAACCACCGGGTAACCGTTTACGTGTTGCTTTGACTGGTTTGACTATGGCGGAAAAATTCCGTGATGAAGGCCGTGACGTACTATTGTTCGTAGATAACATCTATCGTTATACTCTAGCAGGTACAGAGGTATCAGCACTACTAGGTCGTATGCCATCAGCAGTTGGTTACCAGCCAACTCTAGCTGAAGAGATGGGTGTACTTCAGGAACGTATTACTTCAACGAAGACTGGTTCGATTACATCGATTCAGGCTGTATACGTACCTGCGGATGACTTGACTGACCCTTCTCCAGCTACTACGTTCGCACACTTGGACGCAACTGTTGTATTGTCACGTCAAATTGCTGAGCTAGGTATTTACCCAGCAGTTGATCCTTTAGACTCTACTTCTCGTCAGCTTGATCCGTTAATCATCGGTAACGAGCATTATGATGTAGCTCGTGGTGTTCAGGGTGTACTTCAGCGGTATAAAGAGTTGAAAGATATTATTGCGATTCTTGGTATGGACGAGCTTTCTGAAGAAGATAAGCAGACTGTATCACGTGCACGTAAAATTCAACGTTTCTTGTCTCAACCATTCTTCGTAGCAGAAGTATTTACAGGTGCTCCAGGTAAATATGTATCACTTAAGGATACGATTTCTGGCTTTAAAGGCATCCTAAATGGTGAATACGATCACTTGCCAGAGCAAGCGTTCTATATGGTTGGTTCTATTGAAGAAGCGGTTGAAAAGGCCAAGAATCTTTAA
- a CDS encoding F0F1 ATP synthase subunit B: MNINATLLINMIFFVGFVWFCMKFVWPPLMKAIKERQDKIAEGLAASERSQKDLELAQEKASEILRDAKNQSADLVDSAKKRHAEIVDSAKDDARAEAEKIKSGAEAEIEQEVNRAREQLRAKVATLAVAGAEKIIERNIDDAANNDMFDKLVEDL; the protein is encoded by the coding sequence GTGAATATTAACGCTACCCTATTAATCAACATGATATTCTTTGTCGGCTTTGTGTGGTTCTGCATGAAGTTCGTATGGCCTCCATTGATGAAGGCTATCAAAGAACGTCAAGATAAAATTGCCGAGGGTCTTGCGGCTTCAGAAAGAAGTCAAAAAGACTTAGAGCTTGCTCAGGAAAAAGCATCAGAAATTTTACGTGATGCTAAAAACCAGTCAGCTGACTTGGTTGATTCTGCTAAAAAACGTCATGCTGAAATTGTTGATTCAGCGAAAGATGACGCTCGCGCTGAAGCTGAAAAGATTAAGTCAGGCGCTGAAGCTGAGATTGAGCAAGAAGTTAACCGTGCACGCGAACAGTTACGCGCTAAAGTTGCTACTTTAGCAGTTGCTGGCGCTGAGAAAATTATTGAGCGCAACATCGACGATGCAGCGAACAATGATATGTTCGACAAGCTAGTCGAAGATCTATAA
- a CDS encoding ATP synthase subunit I — MSQSLARKGRKQAYKMVLVQLGISFALFLVGLLMSGTISLSLGVGSLIVVLVNFVFATIVFRKSGAQAAQQVKRAFAMGESIKLMLTIVLLVLAFTTLPVHAGALLIGFSIIVLSQWFAPLIIK; from the coding sequence ATGAGTCAATCATTAGCTCGAAAAGGCCGTAAGCAGGCCTACAAGATGGTACTTGTGCAGTTGGGCATCAGTTTTGCTTTGTTTCTGGTAGGTTTGTTAATGTCAGGAACCATCAGCCTGTCACTAGGGGTTGGTAGTCTTATTGTGGTGTTAGTCAACTTTGTCTTTGCCACAATCGTATTTCGTAAGTCTGGCGCACAGGCGGCTCAACAAGTGAAAAGAGCCTTTGCAATGGGTGAGAGCATTAAGCTAATGCTGACCATTGTGTTGCTAGTGCTTGCGTTTACAACATTACCGGTGCATGCAGGTGCACTTTTGATTGGGTTTTCAATCATTGTGCTTTCCCAGTGGTTTGCACCGTTGATTATTAAGTGA
- a CDS encoding ParA family protein, which yields MAYIIAITNQKGGVGKTTSSVNLAASLVQENQRVLMIDMDPQGNATMGSGIEKSELELSTYDSLMEPEEVKSHIVPANVGGYDVLPSNGDLTAAEVHLLELDDKEQRLKKALQRIEELYDYILIDCPPSLNMLTLNSLVASDSVIIPMQCEYYALEGLSALLNTIHQVQEHVNPGLEIEGILRTMYDPRNRLSLEVSRQLFSHFSDKVYRTVIPRNVRLAEAPSHGVPVLFYDRSSNGSKAYLALAGEIIKRRRAA from the coding sequence GTGGCTTACATCATTGCCATTACCAATCAGAAGGGTGGAGTCGGTAAAACGACCTCCAGTGTGAATCTTGCCGCTTCATTAGTACAGGAAAACCAGCGTGTACTCATGATTGATATGGATCCACAGGGTAATGCCACAATGGGATCTGGTATCGAGAAGTCGGAGTTGGAGTTATCAACCTATGATTCTCTAATGGAGCCTGAGGAAGTAAAGAGTCATATTGTTCCGGCCAATGTCGGTGGATATGACGTACTACCGTCTAATGGTGACTTAACCGCTGCAGAAGTGCATTTGCTGGAGCTGGATGATAAAGAGCAGCGTCTAAAGAAAGCACTACAGCGCATCGAAGAGTTATACGACTACATCCTGATTGACTGCCCTCCTTCGTTAAATATGCTGACTTTAAACTCCCTGGTTGCATCTGACTCGGTAATTATTCCGATGCAGTGTGAGTACTATGCTCTAGAAGGGCTATCAGCACTACTGAACACCATTCACCAGGTTCAGGAACACGTTAATCCGGGGCTTGAAATTGAGGGGATTCTACGAACCATGTATGACCCCAGAAACCGTTTGTCACTGGAGGTTTCACGTCAATTGTTCAGCCATTTTTCGGATAAAGTCTATAGAACGGTTATCCCTAGAAATGTACGACTGGCAGAAGCTCCGAGCCATGGGGTGCCAGTACTTTTCTATGACCGTAGTTCAAATGGTTCAAAGGCCTATCTAGCTTTAGCGGGTGAAATTATTAAGCGCCGTCGAGCTGCATAA
- the atpA gene encoding F0F1 ATP synthase subunit alpha has translation MSVQLNPSEISELIKKRIDSFEVVSEARNEGTIVSVSDGILRIHGLEEVMAGEMIELPGGKYGMALNLERDSVGAVVLGDYTDIVEGMTAKCTGRILEVPVGRGLLGRVVDALGNPLDGKGPIENDGFSPIEKIAPGVIARQSVDQPVQTGIKSIDAMIPIGRGQRELIIGDRQTGKTAIAIDAIINQKGTGVTCVYVAVGQKASTINNIVRKLEEHGAMDHTIVVAAAAADAAALQFIAPFSGCSMGEYFRDRGEDSLIVYDDLTKQAWAYRQISLLLRRPPGREAYPGDVFYLHSRLLERAARINADHVEKITNGEVKGKTGSLTALPIIETQAGDVSAFVPTNVISITDGQIFLETDLFNAGIRPAVNAGLSVSRVGGSAQTKIVKKLGGGVRLALAQYRELAAFAQFASDLDDATREQLEHGQRVTELMKQNQYAPLSVAEMAVSLYAAEEGHLKDVEISKVGDFESALLDYFKNEHKDLLDEINEKCDYNDDVKAKLEEALTKFKSTQTW, from the coding sequence ATGAGTGTGCAACTGAATCCATCTGAAATTAGCGAGCTAATCAAAAAACGCATCGACTCTTTTGAAGTTGTTAGCGAGGCTCGTAATGAAGGTACTATCGTCAGCGTATCTGACGGTATTTTACGTATACACGGTTTAGAAGAAGTCATGGCTGGTGAGATGATCGAACTCCCTGGCGGTAAATATGGTATGGCTTTGAACTTAGAGCGTGACTCTGTCGGTGCGGTAGTTCTAGGTGACTACACTGACATCGTTGAAGGTATGACTGCTAAATGTACTGGCCGTATTCTTGAAGTGCCAGTAGGCCGTGGTCTACTAGGTCGTGTTGTTGACGCCCTGGGTAACCCTCTTGACGGCAAAGGTCCAATTGAAAACGACGGTTTCTCTCCAATCGAAAAAATTGCACCTGGTGTAATTGCCCGTCAATCAGTTGACCAGCCAGTACAAACCGGTATTAAATCAATTGATGCGATGATTCCAATCGGTCGTGGCCAGCGTGAGCTGATCATTGGTGACCGTCAGACTGGTAAAACAGCCATCGCTATCGACGCAATCATCAACCAGAAAGGCACAGGTGTTACTTGTGTATATGTAGCGGTTGGTCAAAAAGCGTCTACAATTAACAACATCGTTCGTAAGCTTGAAGAGCACGGCGCAATGGACCACACCATCGTGGTTGCAGCGGCAGCAGCTGATGCAGCAGCATTGCAGTTTATTGCTCCATTCTCAGGCTGTTCAATGGGTGAGTACTTCCGTGACCGCGGTGAAGATAGCTTAATCGTATATGATGATTTGACTAAACAGGCTTGGGCTTACCGTCAAATTTCATTGCTATTACGTCGTCCTCCAGGCCGTGAAGCATACCCAGGTGACGTATTCTACTTACACTCACGTCTTCTTGAGCGTGCTGCACGAATCAATGCAGATCACGTTGAAAAGATTACTAACGGTGAAGTAAAAGGTAAAACAGGTTCATTAACAGCATTGCCAATTATTGAAACGCAAGCTGGTGACGTATCTGCTTTCGTACCTACGAACGTTATTTCGATTACAGACGGTCAGATTTTCTTGGAAACTGACTTGTTCAACGCCGGTATCCGTCCTGCGGTTAACGCTGGTCTTTCAGTATCACGTGTTGGTGGTTCTGCACAGACTAAGATCGTTAAGAAGCTTGGTGGTGGTGTTCGTTTGGCATTAGCTCAGTACCGTGAATTGGCAGCTTTCGCACAGTTTGCTTCGGATCTTGATGATGCGACTCGTGAACAGCTAGAGCATGGTCAGCGTGTAACTGAACTAATGAAGCAGAATCAATACGCTCCTTTATCCGTAGCTGAAATGGCGGTATCGCTATACGCTGCGGAAGAAGGCCACTTGAAAGATGTTGAAATCAGCAAAGTCGGTGATTTTGAATCTGCATTGCTAGACTACTTCAAGAATGAGCACAAAGACTTGTTGGATGAAATCAATGAAAAATGTGATTACAACGACGACGTCAAAGCTAAACTTGAAGAAGCTTTAACTAAGTTTAAGTCTACGCAAACTTGGTAA
- the atpE gene encoding F0F1 ATP synthase subunit C yields the protein METLFAFTALGVLLILGLGALGTAIGFGLLGGKFLEASARQPELAPMLQTKMFLVAGLLDAVTMIGIGIGMWFTFASPYVGQLQALVG from the coding sequence ATGGAAACTTTGTTCGCGTTCACAGCATTAGGTGTACTATTAATTTTGGGTCTAGGTGCTTTAGGTACTGCGATTGGCTTCGGTCTTCTAGGTGGTAAATTCCTTGAAGCTTCAGCTCGTCAACCTGAACTTGCTCCTATGCTACAAACTAAAATGTTCCTAGTTGCTGGTCTTTTGGATGCGGTTACTATGATCGGTATCGGTATCGGCATGTGGTTCACGTTCGCAAGCCCATATGTTGGTCAATTGCAAGCTCTAGTCGGTTAA
- the atpG gene encoding F0F1 ATP synthase subunit gamma has translation MSGAKEIRTKIGSIKNTQKITSAMEMVAASKMRKAQDRMASSRPYAEKIRNVIKHIAQGTPEYRHAYITERDIKRVGYIVVSTDRGLCGGLNINLFKAALNDMKKWSEQDIEVDMCLIGSKATSFFKKFGGSVVAKTSNLGDTPEIEDLIGAVKVMLKAYDEGRIDRLFIVTNEFVNSMTQDPKVEQLLPLPVGQDDELRHHWDYLYEPEAKPLLDKLMVRFIESQVYQAVVENIACEQAARMVAMKAASDNAGDLIDDLELVYNKARQAAITQELAEISAGAAAV, from the coding sequence ATGTCAGGCGCTAAAGAGATTCGTACTAAAATTGGATCGATTAAGAATACGCAAAAAATTACTTCTGCGATGGAAATGGTTGCAGCGAGTAAAATGCGTAAAGCGCAAGATCGTATGGCATCATCACGTCCTTACGCGGAAAAAATCCGTAACGTGATTAAGCATATCGCTCAGGGTACTCCTGAGTATCGTCATGCTTATATCACAGAACGTGACATTAAACGTGTAGGATATATCGTTGTATCAACAGACCGAGGTTTGTGTGGTGGTTTAAACATTAACTTGTTTAAAGCAGCGCTTAACGACATGAAAAAATGGTCTGAGCAGGACATCGAAGTTGATATGTGTCTGATCGGCAGCAAAGCGACTAGCTTCTTTAAGAAGTTCGGTGGTTCAGTTGTTGCTAAAACTTCAAACTTGGGTGATACACCGGAGATTGAAGATTTGATCGGTGCAGTGAAAGTGATGTTAAAAGCCTACGACGAAGGTCGCATTGATCGATTATTTATCGTAACGAATGAGTTTGTAAACTCGATGACGCAAGATCCTAAGGTAGAGCAACTATTGCCACTACCGGTTGGTCAAGATGATGAATTGCGCCATCACTGGGACTACTTGTACGAGCCAGAAGCTAAGCCATTATTGGATAAATTAATGGTGCGTTTCATTGAGTCTCAGGTTTATCAGGCAGTTGTAGAAAACATAGCATGTGAACAGGCAGCACGAATGGTGGCGATGAAAGCTGCTTCGGATAACGCCGGTGATCTTATTGATGACCTTGAGCTTGTTTACAATAAAGCACGTCAAGCAGCTATTACTCAAGAGTTGGCTGAGATTAGTGCTGGTGCAGCTGCGGTTTAA
- a CDS encoding ParB/RepB/Spo0J family partition protein: MSKRGLGKGLDALLGTSSRPVKQASNTSSESESVLNQDGVLKEIPIEFLQPGQYQPRRVMTEEGLEELADSIRAQGMIQPIVIRPVSKDKYEIIAGERRWRAAQRAELHQVPVLIKEVPDEAAIAMALIENIQREDLNAMEEANALHRLKEEFNLSHQQTADAVGKSRTTVTNLLRLMQLTEACKTLLERGDLEMGHARALLALNGSQQSDTAKTVVQKGLTVRETEKLIRNINEPKQKKKKTEKDHHIVALEQQLADKIGATVNINHGNKGKGNLVINYHSLDELDGILQHLGIEAD, from the coding sequence ATGAGTAAACGAGGTTTGGGTAAGGGGTTGGATGCACTGCTGGGAACCAGCAGCAGACCAGTGAAACAAGCTTCAAACACATCGTCAGAGTCAGAGTCGGTTCTGAATCAAGATGGTGTACTGAAGGAGATACCGATTGAATTCCTGCAGCCAGGTCAGTACCAGCCTCGTCGAGTCATGACTGAGGAAGGCCTTGAGGAGTTAGCAGATTCAATTAGGGCTCAGGGAATGATCCAACCGATTGTCATCCGCCCTGTCAGCAAGGACAAATATGAAATTATAGCCGGTGAGCGTCGCTGGCGTGCTGCCCAACGAGCAGAATTACATCAAGTTCCTGTTCTAATAAAGGAAGTTCCTGATGAAGCGGCTATTGCAATGGCCCTTATCGAGAATATTCAGCGTGAAGATCTGAATGCCATGGAAGAAGCTAATGCTCTGCATCGCTTAAAAGAAGAGTTCAATCTTTCGCATCAGCAAACGGCGGATGCGGTTGGTAAAAGCCGTACAACTGTAACGAACTTATTAAGATTGATGCAGTTAACGGAAGCCTGTAAAACGCTGCTGGAACGTGGTGACCTGGAGATGGGACATGCAAGAGCACTACTGGCCCTGAATGGCAGTCAACAGTCAGACACAGCGAAAACTGTAGTGCAGAAAGGTTTAACGGTCAGAGAAACCGAAAAGTTGATCAGAAACATCAATGAACCGAAGCAAAAGAAGAAAAAAACAGAAAAAGATCATCATATTGTAGCGCTAGAGCAGCAACTGGCGGATAAGATAGGTGCCACAGTCAACATCAATCACGGCAATAAGGGTAAAGGTAACCTGGTGATTAACTACCATAGCCTGGATGAGCTGGACGGTATCTTACAACATTTAGGTATTGAGGCGGACTAA
- the rsmG gene encoding 16S rRNA (guanine(527)-N(7))-methyltransferase RsmG, with translation MNQVLKQLQPEFNKECEKLGISVSDKQSEQLLNYLSSLLKWNKAFNLTAIRDPKEALYLHLLDSVVVSPAIKQFDSCLDVGTGGGLPGIPLAILNPNKEFTLLDTNSKKTRFLKQVVYELGLKNVTVVNKRVQDFQSDSGYACILSRAFASLKDMTDWTWHLLAKGGQWLAMKGVYPQQEIEELAETLELVESKQVKVPNLDATRYFIYLQKIS, from the coding sequence GTGAATCAAGTATTAAAACAACTGCAACCAGAATTTAATAAAGAATGTGAAAAACTGGGTATCTCGGTAAGCGATAAGCAAAGTGAGCAGTTACTAAACTACCTATCGTCGTTATTGAAGTGGAATAAGGCATTTAACCTGACGGCGATTCGTGATCCGAAGGAAGCTTTGTATTTGCACCTGCTGGATTCAGTCGTAGTTTCCCCTGCTATCAAGCAGTTTGACAGCTGTCTGGATGTAGGTACTGGTGGCGGTTTGCCGGGTATACCACTTGCAATATTAAATCCAAATAAAGAATTTACCCTATTAGATACCAATAGCAAAAAAACGCGATTTTTAAAGCAGGTTGTCTATGAGCTGGGTCTGAAAAATGTCACAGTGGTGAATAAAAGGGTACAAGACTTTCAATCGGATTCAGGGTATGCTTGCATACTTTCGCGTGCCTTCGCATCACTGAAAGACATGACGGACTGGACCTGGCATCTGCTGGCAAAAGGTGGTCAGTGGCTTGCGATGAAAGGGGTTTACCCGCAGCAAGAAATTGAAGAATTAGCAGAAACATTAGAATTAGTGGAATCAAAACAAGTAAAGGTTCCCAATTTAGACGCAACACGGTATTTTATCTATCTGCAAAAAATATCATAA
- a CDS encoding F0F1 ATP synthase subunit epsilon, which produces MAMTVHLDIVSAESSIFSGKVERLIATGELGELGVEPGHAPLLTSLNPGPVKVTLPGGEVELFFVSGGMLEVQPHIVTVLADTAIRAEDVDEAKALEAEQDAREALSDQNSEIEYSKAAAELAEAVAQLRTLRAIKKKSGK; this is translated from the coding sequence ATGGCAATGACAGTACATTTGGACATCGTTAGCGCAGAGAGCTCAATTTTCTCAGGAAAAGTTGAACGCTTGATTGCAACGGGTGAACTTGGTGAGCTAGGTGTTGAACCTGGCCACGCTCCCCTGCTAACGTCATTAAACCCGGGTCCAGTCAAAGTGACTCTACCTGGAGGTGAGGTCGAGCTATTCTTCGTTTCTGGTGGAATGTTAGAGGTTCAGCCGCACATAGTAACGGTACTGGCTGATACAGCAATCAGAGCAGAAGATGTGGATGAAGCGAAAGCTTTAGAAGCAGAACAGGACGCTCGCGAAGCTCTGTCTGATCAGAACTCTGAAATTGAGTATTCAAAAGCGGCTGCAGAGCTTGCAGAAGCTGTTGCTCAATTACGTACCTTACGAGCGATTAAAAAGAAAAGTGGTAAGTAA